From the Desulfovibrio sp. TomC genome, one window contains:
- a CDS encoding heme exporter protein CcmB translates to MLGAALAIARKDLRLALSGAQGLVQTVLLGLLLIFIMSLSREPGEMSPPLAAAAIFWLATAFGQVLVFNFLYGLEEAEGARLGLLLSPAPTQAVWLGKAVAGWVLLFCCQMVFAPAAVAFLGQSVAGSFGMGLVVVAAVDWGLCALGSLLGALSVGRSSRESLLTVILFPLLIPALLAGIRLLETVISGRGMESVGAWTGTVVAFDAVFTAAALVLFPFLYTGEE, encoded by the coding sequence GTGTTAGGCGCGGCCTTGGCCATCGCCAGGAAGGACCTGCGTCTGGCCTTGTCCGGAGCCCAGGGACTGGTCCAGACCGTGCTGTTGGGACTGTTGCTCATCTTTATCATGAGCCTGTCGCGCGAACCCGGGGAGATGTCGCCGCCGCTGGCTGCTGCCGCCATCTTTTGGCTGGCCACGGCCTTTGGTCAGGTGCTCGTGTTCAATTTCCTCTATGGCCTGGAAGAGGCCGAAGGGGCGCGCCTGGGCTTGCTCTTGTCGCCGGCGCCGACCCAGGCCGTGTGGCTGGGCAAGGCGGTTGCCGGCTGGGTGTTGCTTTTTTGCTGCCAGATGGTATTCGCCCCGGCAGCCGTGGCCTTCCTGGGCCAGTCCGTGGCCGGATCCTTTGGCATGGGTCTTGTCGTTGTGGCTGCTGTGGACTGGGGGCTGTGCGCCCTGGGATCGCTTCTGGGCGCGCTTTCCGTTGGCCGCTCATCGCGCGAATCGCTTTTGACCGTGATCCTTTTCCCGCTGCTCATCCCGGCCCTTTTGGCCGGCATCCGGTTGCTGGAGACGGTGATCTCGGGACGGGGAATGGAATCCGTCGGGGCCTGGACCGGAACCGTGGTGGCGTTTGACGCCGTATTCACCGCTGCCGCCCTGGTCCTTTTTCCCTTTCTTTATACCGGCGAGGAATAG
- the ccmA gene encoding heme ABC exporter ATP-binding protein CcmA: MAEAVLTLRRVSRFYGERAVLRNIDVALLPGQALLVVGPNGAGKSTLLRLVAGLLPPSEGDIETGLAPGEIGYLGHKTLIYPKLTARANLAFWQAMFGLPRDDGPIEAVLARVGLSRFADEEAGVFSRGMSQRLSLARVFLTGPRLLLLDEPASGLDPGSAEMLRREIRAAADAGASVVWVSHNVVADLPVCDRVLLLRGHRVAYDGAAGDFDVLGLAGETAC; the protein is encoded by the coding sequence ATGGCCGAGGCAGTCTTGACGCTTCGCCGGGTGAGCCGTTTTTACGGCGAACGGGCGGTCCTTCGAAACATCGACGTGGCCTTGCTGCCTGGGCAGGCCCTGCTGGTGGTCGGTCCCAACGGCGCCGGCAAATCGACCCTGCTGCGGCTGGTGGCCGGGCTCTTGCCGCCAAGCGAGGGTGACATCGAAACCGGCTTGGCCCCTGGAGAGATCGGCTACCTCGGCCACAAAACGCTCATTTACCCAAAACTGACGGCCCGGGCCAATCTGGCCTTTTGGCAGGCCATGTTCGGCCTGCCCCGCGACGACGGCCCCATCGAGGCGGTCCTGGCCCGGGTGGGGCTCTCCCGGTTTGCCGACGAGGAAGCCGGGGTCTTTTCCCGGGGCATGTCCCAACGCCTGAGTCTGGCCCGGGTCTTTCTGACCGGACCGCGCCTGTTGCTGCTGGACGAACCGGCCTCGGGACTTGATCCGGGATCGGCCGAAATGCTTCGCCGGGAGATTCGGGCAGCAGCCGATGCCGGGGCTTCGGTGGTCTGGGTCAGCCACAATGTGGTCGCCGATCTGCCGGTGTGCGACCGGGTGCTGCTCCTTCGCGGCCACCGGGTAGCCTATGACGGCGCAGCCGGTGATTTCGATGTTTTGGGGCTGGCCGGGGAGACCGCGTGTTAG